GTAGAGAGGGATGATGTAATAGGTTCTCTCAATAACGATAAAGTTGTATCTCCAGTAAAGGGGAGGATTATATTTATGAGTAGAGCAACCTATGCTACTATAAATAGAGTTCTCTGTGTAATTGCTAACTCTCTCCAATAACCATTACAACTATAGTTCTAGAACTTCTAGGTCCATCCATTTCAACAAGGAATATGTTTTGCCATGTACCTCTTACAATCCTACCATCAATAACAGGAAATATTCTTTCTGAACCTATGATAGCAGAACCTATATGGGCATGAGCATTATCATCAATTATATTATGAGACCAATTTGCATCAGGTTTAGTTAGATCCTTTATAAATTTCTGTATATCACTTATAAGCCCTGTCTCATGTTCATTTGCAATAATTGCTGCTGTTGCATGCGGTGCAAATACTAGGCATATCCCATTCTTAATACCACTCTTTCTTACAATATTCTCAACACTAGATGTAATATCTACTAACTCAAATCTACTTGATGTTGATACCTTTAGTACTTCATAATATGTTTTAAACATTGAATCACCAGATAAGAAATAGTGTAAAATAATAGTGTTATAAAAATATATCGTTTATAATAGTCTATTATTCCTCTTTAGCGGCCTTAGTCCTTAGCAATGTATATATAGTATCTTTAAGACCTGCTTTTGCTAAGAGTCTTTCAAGTCTATAGAGCTGTTCATGAGCAATATCTAATCTCTTCGCAATTTGAGCTATAGGTATTCCTTGAGCTCTTGCATATAGTAGATACATTAGGGTTCTAACACTATGTGGATGTCTAAGAGCTGCAGATATTGGGCTATCAAATACTAGCCAATCAAGTATATCAACATTCTTTCTAGCCCATTCAGCAATATCTGAAGGTAATTCAAATACATGTTCAAGTCTTTTCCTAAATATAACCTTATTCTCTGATATCATTAGCTTTCTCTTCCTCCTCCTTCTTTTTTCGAATATAATTTCTCCAGACATATTAATATCCCTCTACTCTTACCTCGTGTAAAATAGCTGTATAAATGAGTTTATAAATTTATCGTTTCTATAACTGAGAACAATATTTACGAAATAAATGTTCCTATATAACTTAATTAAGCATTAGTATTCTACCAACAACACTTAATATATCTGCTAAATATATAGAGATAGGGGTTCCATGTGAAAAATCTACCTGAGGCCGAGGGTATTCCGCTAAAGGTTACAGTCATAGATGGTATTAGGAGAGAGATATTCTGTGATGTAGATGAATTGATAGATTGTGATGAATATGAGTGTGCTATAGAGATATTCGATCTTTATATAAGACCCATCCTTCCATTCCCAATAACTAGATATTCAGTATCCAATATTTCTGTTGTGAGAGGTGGTAAGATATTTGTATATAGTGTTGATGATAGAAGAATATGTCTTGCAATACATAGAATAGATATGGATCCAGATACCCTATGTAGATAACTCAGCATTTATATACATTTATAGGCTCTATATATCCCTCTGTATCTGAGACTATAATAGGTTTAGCATTTATACATAGCTTAAATCTGTATAGAGGTGCATTGACTACAAAAGTCTCTGCTTCTCCACCTTCAAAACATGGGTCAAATCCATATATCTTAGCTCTTCTTAGAATTTCCATAGCTAATTCTCTAGATACTATCTTTCCAAGGAAATGGCTTGGTGGAAGACCCCATGTAGTTATAGATGTTATCATAAACTCTATTCCATTGTCTATAAGCTCAAATAGATATTGCTCTCTATCTCTACCCCAAAGTGGTGTATATAGATCTACTCCTATATCCTCTGCTATCTCCTGAAAGAACATTCTCTGAGTATAACTACCTAAAACCCCTATAACTATATAGTTAATATCGTATCTCTCTATAAGTTCTTCTAGTGATCTCCTTATCTCTTTCTCTTCACCATCTCTATCCTCAGAGATTATTGGAATAGAAATATGATTGATACCAATACTCTCAGCACTAAGCCATGAATATTCTGCTAAAGGTCTATGAACAATCCAAGGACTCTTACCCTTAGGTATAAATGTAACTAGCGATACTATTTCAAATCCTTTAAGAAGTGATAGATGAGTAGCATATACACTATCCTTACCCCCACTAAATAAAACTATAGCTCTATTCATGGCAATCTACACTTACAATAGACAACCCTTCTTATAGAGGTATATACATATCTATCTATATCTATTAGAAATGCTGAAGCCTCTAAGAATCCTTGAGACTTAAGATATTTCTCAAGATTTTCAATAAATATTTTCTCACTATCTTTATCAATACTTAGAATAGTTGAATCTCCTATAATAATATGCACCATCTTCTCATCTATAAACCTCATCCATATAATCTCTGGTGTAGGTCCATATTTCTCAGGCTCTATAAGTATATGTTTAGCAATTCTATAACCTCTATACCTACTAAGATATTCTACTATAGCTTTTCGAAATGCTTTTATAGCTCTATACATAATGTTTTTGATGTCATCTCTAGACATATCTTGTGGTACATCTAGAAATAGACGCTTATGTTTCTCTGGATTAAATCTCTCTAAAAACCAGCTGATATCTGTAGCCATTTCTCAATCCGCTATAGACTTATATTATGATATAATAATGTATACCTAAATATTTTTGCTATATCTTCCAGTGATAGAGCTGTATGATATATTGAGAGAGCTAGTGCTAGATAGCTATTAAATACTATATATATTATGATTAGAGCTATAGTTGTTATCTGGGGGAGGGAGGCAGCAATAACTATATTTTTAGGACTATTAGTATTTATATAGAAACCTATGAATAATCCATTTACAATAAATCTATGGTCTAAGTGTAGAATCTTTATTGCTATTAGGTGTAGTAGTTCATGTATAGAGCCTATTAATGGTAGTAGTATATATGCAGTTAAAAGGATATTCATATCTATTACTCTACTAAGTAGCCATGGCATAGCTATACCTAGAGCTATATAGGATAATATCTTTAGTTTCACAGGGGTCTCACACTCTATAGAAGTCTGTTTACAGATTATAAATTTATGTGTATAGAATAGCAGTTGACCAATACATTTGGCTATGCTATGAAAATCCATGTATATTTTTGGCTACCATGGAACATCTTTTAAATTTAATTTATATGCAATATAGTTTGTAGCTATATGGAGAAGAAATGTTAGTAGTAGTACAAATATAAATTGTGTCAATGTAATTCTAATTAATTTGAATATAATTGCTAAGCTAAGTGCTATAATTATAAACATTAATTGGTCAACAATAGGTAGAGGTTCTCCTGGTTTTAAACCAATTCTACGCTTTATAAATGCACCAATTATATCACCAGCCATAGCCCCTATAGACAGTATAAATCCTCTTACAATAGCTATGGGATTGCCTTCTATAAGATATTGTATGAGAGATGTTACTAAACCTGCTATAATTCCTGATATTAGTCCTTCCCAACTCTTACTATCTCCAAGAACCCTTCTACCATCTATAAATGTTTTCCCAAAGTCTATTGGATGTCTAGCAATATTTCTTGAGCTAAGTAGTTTAGATACTACTACAGGTGTTCCATTTGCTATATAAGCAGGTATTATTATCCATATGATGTGTATCAAATTGTTTATATATATGTCCACTGTATTAACCTAGAAATAGAGTGTTTAAGCATTAACATTTTTATATCTAACTCCTATGCTATATACCCATGTCGGTGAATAAATTGTCTTTAAAACGTATTGAGATTCGTTGGCATGGCAGAGGAGGGCAGGGTGCTATAACGGCATCAATGATACTTGCTGAGGGTGCTATATATCAGGGAAAATATGCACAGGCCTATCCAGAATTTGGTGCAGAGAGAAGAGGAACACCAACAAGGGCATATACAAGGATATCTGATGAACCTATATATAGTAGAGCACCTATAATTCATCCTGATGTTGTAGTAGTTCTAGATCCTACTCTAGATAAATCACTCTATATGGGAGGTTTGAAGAGCAATGGTATTCTTGTTATGAATACTAAGAGAAGTGCGAAGGAGGTTAGAGATATTATAGGGAGAGAAGATATTAGGATTGTACGTGTTGATGCTACTAGAATAGCTTTAGAGATTCTAAAGACACCTATAGTTAATATGGCTATGATTGGTGCCTTACTAAAGAGTGTTCCAGTTGTTGATATGCATTATGTTGAGGAAGCTATAAAGGAGAACTTTAGACCTAAGGTTGCTGAAGCAAATATATTAGCTATGAAGAGAGCTTTTGAAGAGGCTGAGATAATATGAGTGAAAAAAGATTACCTGGATATAAATCTCTTCCAATAGGAGCTGCAATTCTGAGACCTGGTAACTATGTAGAGAGACCTACAGGTGATTGGAGGACATTTAGACCTATTATAAATCAGGATAAGTGTATAAGATGTTTAATATGCTGGATTGTCTGTCCTGAGCCTGCAATAAGTATTGCTGATAAACCTTATAAGGATTCTAGGGGTAGGGAGTGGAAGTTTACTTTGGAGATAGACTATAACTATTGTAAGGGATGTGGACTTTGTGTAGAGGAATGCCCTGTTAAAGCTATAGACTTTGTTGAGGAGGTGAAGTAGATGGAGAAAGGCCTTTGGAAGAGAATACCTCTAAACTCTAACTATGCAGCGGCATATGCTGCTAAAGATGCTGATGTAGATGTAGTTGCTGCATATCCAATTACACCACAGACACCTGCTGTAGAGAAAATTGCTGAGTTTGTTGCTAATGGAGAACTTAATGCTGAGTATGTACCTGTGGAAAGCGAACATTCGGCTATGAGTGCATGTATAGGTGCATCTGCTACTGGTGCAAGAGTGTTTACAGCTACATCTGCACAGGGATTAGAGCTTATGCATGAACTGCTTTGGATAGCATCAGGTTTGAGACTACCGATAGTTATGGCAGTAGCTTCAAGAGCTCTCTCAGCACCTCTAAGTATATGGGGTGATTATAGTGATGTTATGGCTGTTAGAGAGACTAGCTGGATTATATACATAGCATCATCTGCACAAGAAGTCTATGACAGTATTATCCAGGCGTATAAGGTTGCTGAAAATCCTGATGTATTGCTACCGGCTATGGTGGCATATGATGGCTTTATTATGAGCCATACATATGAAGCTGTAGAAGTAGCTGTAGATAAAGCACCAATACTTGAGTACATACCTAAGAAGATAACTTGGTATACATTAAATCCAGAGAAGCCTATTACTATTGGTGCTGTTGCAGATCCTAACTGGTACTATGAATTTAAGTATCAACAAGTATTAGCTATGAGGGAAACATATAGAGTTGTTGTTCAGGCTGATGAAGAGTTTAATAAGAGGTTTGGAAGAGGATATGGAGTTATAGAGAAGTATAAGCTTGATGATGCTGATATTGCGATACTAACATATGGAGGTCTCTATGGAACAGTGAGAGAAGCTGTTGATTATCTGAGGAATAAGAATATTAAGATTGGGGCTATAAAACTTAGGTTGCTAAGGCCATTCCCAGTAGAAGAACTGTTGAAGAGTATAAAGGATTTGAAGGCATTGATAGTTATAGATAGAGCTATAGCCTTTGGCTCACCTATAGAGGGTCCTGTTGCTATGGATATACTTACATCTATGAAGCTTAGAAATATAGATGTACCTCTATATAGCTATATAGCTAGCATAGGTCAGAGAACAGTTCTAGAAGATGATATTGTTGGGATATATGAACATACTGTTAAACTTATTGAGAAAGGTGTTAGACCTGTAGAATCTATTTATTGGGGTGTTAGAGAATGAGCTCCTCTCCACAACTATATAGAACAGTATTTGATATACCTAGAGAAGAACTATTTGCACCAGGACACGGACTCTGTGCAGGCTGTATTGCAGGAACAATAGCGAAGTTGTTGTTAAAGGCTACAGGTCCTAATACTATAGTAGTTACGCCTACAGGATGTCTAGAAGTATCAACATCTATGTATCCATATACATCATGGAGAGTTCCATGGATACATGTAGCATTTGAGAATGCCGCTGCTGCTGCTAGTGGTATTGAGGCAGCTATAAAAGCTTTACAAAGGAAAGGTGTATTAGATCCTAGTAAGAGGATAAATGTTGTTGTTATAGGTGGTGATGGAGGTACTGTTGATATAGGTCTGCAAGCTCTTAGCGGTATGCTTGAGAGAGGTCATAGAGTTCTATACGTACTCTACGATAATGAGGCATATATGAATACAGGTATTCAGAGGAGTGGTGCTACTCCAATAAAGGCATGGACAACTACAACCCCAGTAGGTAAGGTATTGAGGGGTAAGCTTCAGCCTAAGAAACCAATAGCAGAAATTGTAGCTGCCCATAGAATACCATATGTCGCTACAGCAAATCCCGCATACTATATAGATATGATGAATAAGTTTAAGAAGGGTCTTATGGTAGAGGGTCCATCATTTGTCCATGTAATACAACCATGTACAACAGGCTGGAGATTTGATCCTAGATATGGTATTAAGATAGCAAGACTTGCTACAGAGACTGCTATGTGGATAAACTGGGAACTTGAAAATAATGAGGTATTTAGAGTTACAGTACCTGTTCCAAAGAGGAAACATGTAAGACACTATATAAGAACACAAGGAAGATTTAACCACCTAACAGATGAGGATATAGAGGAAATACAGAAGTATATAGATAAAGAAGTTGAGCGAATAAATAAAATGGTTGGAAAAGAAGTCATAGGTCCTGTAGTTGAGTAATACACCATTAATATATAAAAATATGTATTGGATAAATAATAAAGCTAAAGTTCTAATCTAATTATTTTTTATCTCCACTCTTCCGAGACCTAGATCCACATCTCCTCGAAGATTTCTTCTCACTTTTTGGCTCTGTACTCATTACTCTCTACCAAGAATAACATCTCATTTAGTGCAATATATTAGGTACTAGCTTATAACACAATAATCATTTATTATATAGAGTGTTATAGACAACTATCAAATATATAGCTCAAATTTATATCTATAATACACGGGGTGTTGAATTATATACAGGGAGCTTTTATGTCCACGTGACTGTTATGATACGTGTAGACTTGTTTTCTCTATTGAGGATAATATTGTAAAGGATATAAAGCCATCAATATCCTTCCCTACAAACGGAATAGCATGTCCAAAGGGTATTGCTGATCACAAACGTGCATATTCATCTGAGAGAATACTGTATCCCTTTATTAATATAGATAAAAATGGTAATTTTAGACGTATTGAGTGGGAGGAGGCTCTAGATATTATTGTTGGTAGATTAAAGGAATTATTATCTAGTAAACATAGCATTCTATTCATGGATCATGCAGGTAATAGAGGACTTATAACAAGACATGCCTCTAGAAGATTATGGAATTATCTAGGTGTCTCAAGAATTGATGATAGTATATGTGATGTCAATGGTGCAAAAGCTCTAAGACTTCTATATGGTTCTACCTATGGTATTTTTCCTAGGGAGATGGATAGTCTTAGAATGGTAGTGGTATGGGGGTTTAATCCTTTTGCTAGTGCAATTCATATATTCCATAAGCTTTTAGATATAAAGAAAAAGGGCGGATTTATTGTAACAATTGATGTTAGATATAGTGAAACTGCAGAGTATAGTGATCTTTTTATAATGCCTAGACCAGGTAGTGATGGTGTTCTTGCACTTGGAATAGCTAGGTATCTCATAGAGAATAATATGATTGACCATTCATTTATAAATAGATATGTATATGGTTTTGAGGAGTTTTCTCACTATGTCTCTAAATATACCTTAGACTATGTTGAGAGAATTACCTCAGTTCCTAAATATGTTATTACTGAGTTAGCTGAGGAAATGTATCGTAGAAGACCAGATGTAGCTATATTTATAGGTTATGGCGTTCAAAGAAGGATTGGTGGCGGTGATATTGTTAGAGCTATAGCTTCAATACCTCCATTACTTGGAATACATCGTGGATTTTTCTATAGTAATACAGATGGTCTTCCAATAGACTTTGACTATATAGAAGGGAAATATCTCGGAGTTCCCTCTAGGGTTATAAGTAATCAGAAAGTTGGTGAAAAACTGTATGAAGGAGAATTTAGGTTTGTCTATATTCATCTATCTAATCCTGTAGCAACATTGCCAAACGCATTAAAGGTCTTAGAAGGACTTAAGAGAAGGGATGTATTTGTAGTTGTTCACGATACTCATTGGAGTGATACTGCAAGAATTGCGGATATAGTTCTTCCAGCACCAACATATTTAGAGAAGCTAGATGTTGTATATAGCTATTGGCATAATATTGTATGTATTAATCATCCTGTTATAGAACCTCTTGGAGAATCACTTGGGGAATACCATGTTATGTGTGAAATCAGTAAAAAACTTGGTATAGAGAGTGATGTTTGTCCATCTATAGATATTCTTCTTGAAAAAGCCCTAGGATTTGAGACATATAAAGAACTTATGGATAATGGTTGTATAGAGCTTAGGCCAAGACCTAGAGATGAATATAGAACACCTACAGGAAGGGTAGAGCTATATAGCACTATTGCTGAAAAAGAGGGTTTGAATCCTCTTCCAGCTGTCCCTATAGGTGAAATACTTAGAGATGATGAATTTTTACTAATATCATCAGCTATTAGGGAATATCTACATACACAGTTTGAGGATGTTTATGGAGAGATAAGACCTATAGTACATATAAATCCTGAGGATGCAAGGATGCTAGGTATAGATAATGGTGATAGAATAGAATTGTATAATAGCTATGGCAAAGCAGTATTAATAGCTAAGATAAGTAGTAAAGTGCCAAGAAGAATTCTTTGGATTCCTAGAGGTGCAAAGACCTTAGATGGTTTTAGAATAAATATTATAGTAAGAGATGATATTGAACCAATTGGAAGAGGATCTGTAATAAATTCAACTATAGTTAAAATAAGGAAGGTACACAAAGTCTAGCTTAATGTCTAAAAGAATAGTGATTTCTCAAATATAATTTACAATCTTGGTACTAGATATATTATGTTATTTCAGCTATATATTCAATTCTTTCTCTAACTACGGATCTCCCTCCCTCTTTAGATATATAGTATACCTTATCAGCCATATCTACAACCTCAACATCGTGAGTAACAACCAAGACCTGTGGCAATCTTTCACTCAGCCTCTTTATGATCTCAAATATAGTTCTTCTTCTTTCACTATCGAGAAACTGTGTAGGTTCATCTAATATAAAGAAACCTGGAAGTCTACCAAAGACGGTATATGCAAGTGCTATTCTTAGAGCTATTGAGAGAGCTACCTGTTCTCCACCACTTAGACCTCTAACATCTATATCTCCAAACATGGTCTTAACACTAATATTAAAATCTTCATCTATAGTTATAGAGAAGTCCATTCCAAGCTCATGTAGAATCCTATTTGTATATCTCTCTATAAGCATTCTCGCTTCATTTGTAAGAAGCTTTGCTAGAAGCCCATCTTTACCTAGTATTCTATTCACCAGTATATCTAGAGATGGATATATCTTTACAAGCTTCTCTAGTTCCTTAAGCTCTTCATCAAGATTCTTAATCTTTTCATTAAGTTCCTTTTTCCTAGCTTCACTACTCTCAATAAATCCTCTGATCCTCTCACTCTCACTTATCTTTCTATTCAGTTCATCAGAAATCTTTCTATACTCATTCTCTATCTCACTATATCTAAAACTATCCAAATTAACTCCATATCCAGCCAACTCTTTTACAATATTGTTAAACTCTTCGAGTATAGTATTAATATCAGCATTAACATCTTTTAATAGTTTATGTAAAAGATTTCTCTTTTCATTTAAAGAATCCTGTATCTCCTTTGCTTTATTCTGTAGGCATGTAATAGTTGATATAATGCTACTACTAAAACAAGTACTAAATACATCAACACCCTTTACACTACTAAGAATATTATCTAAATCCTCCTGAATCTCCTTAAATTTCTGTATATTATTAGACAATCGTCTTGTAATTTGATCTAGCTGACCATCTAGTTCATATCTAGATTTAGCTAAAGACCTAAATCTTTCATACAAATTCTTAAGCTTTGTAATAATACTATTGTACTCCTCTAAAGATTTTTCAAGAAATTCTATACGAAGATCTATATCTCTTGACAATTTTTCCCTAAGGTCTAAGGAGAGCTCTCTTCCACATAGAGGACATACAGTGCTCTCCCTAATAATATTAATTGAATCCCTATTAAGTTTAAGCTCTGCTTCTTTAACCATCTTTTCCTTTAATAGCCTTTCAACATGGTGATCTATTACCTCAAGAATTCTATCTATATTTTCCCCATCTATATTCTCTCTAACAATATTTGATAACTCAGATTTTAGTTTATCTATCTCACTATTTATCTTCGTTAATTTCTCTCTGAGTTTCTCCCTCTCCTGTTTATCTTCAGCTATAGCTCTATAAATAGATATTACTTCATCCCTTTTTATACCTAGAATAGTCCTACAATAATCTTCATATTTCTCTAATTCTTTTATCTCTTTATATATTGCTACAATATTCTTCAGTTTATCATATCTATATCCTAAATCTCTTAGTTTTTCAAGATATGATAATCTTTCTCTAAGACTATTTATCTCTAGGTTAAGTCTATCTAACCTCTCCCTCTTTTCACTAACTTCTTTCTCCAATCTAGATAGCTCATTAGTAATATCGTTAATCATCCTTCTTATTTCATCAAACCTTATCCTAGCTCTCTCAGCTCCATCTAAAGCCTGTTTGAGAAGATCTTTAGCTTTCTCAAGTTCCTCTAAACCTAGTAGCCTAAGGATAAGCTCTTTTCTTCTAGATGGCTGTTCCTCTATAAGTCTAGAAAGCTCATTCTGTCTTGAAACAACAGTTAATCTAATTGCATCACTTGATGGTATCCCTAAAATACTTCTAATAACATCTAGAACATTATCTACACCTACAGCTATAACCCTCTCATTACCATTTTCATCAACTTCAGAAATCTTTGCAGTTTCTGGTCTAGATACACTAATGATACGTTGAATTCTATATATTTTTCCAGAT
Above is a genomic segment from Ignisphaera aggregans DSM 17230 containing:
- a CDS encoding pyruvate ferredoxin/flavodoxin oxidoreductase, delta subunit (COGs: COG1144 Pyruvate:ferredoxin oxidoreductase and related 2-oxoacid:ferredoxin oxidoreductase delta subunit~InterPro IPR001450:IPR017900:IPR011898~KEGG: hbu:Hbut_0668 pyruvate synthase subunit PorD~PFAM: 4Fe-4S ferredoxin iron-sulfur binding domain protein~SPTR: A2BKL3 Pyruvate synthase subunit porD~TIGRFAM: pyruvate ferredoxin/flavodoxin oxidoreductase, delta subunit~PFAM: 4Fe-4S binding domain~TIGRFAM: 2-oxoacid:acceptor oxidoreductase, delta subunit, pyruvate/2-ketoisovalerate family) codes for the protein MSEKRLPGYKSLPIGAAILRPGNYVERPTGDWRTFRPIINQDKCIRCLICWIVCPEPAISIADKPYKDSRGREWKFTLEIDYNYCKGCGLCVEECPVKAIDFVEEVK
- a CDS encoding pyruvate ferredoxin oxidoreductase, alpha subunit (COGs: COG0674 Pyruvate:ferredoxin oxidoreductase and related 2-oxoacid:ferredoxin oxidoreductase alpha subunit~InterPro IPR005476:IPR002880~KEGG: pis:Pisl_1232 pyruvate flavodoxin/ferredoxin oxidoreductase domain-containing protein~PFAM: pyruvate flavodoxin/ferredoxin oxidoreductase domain protein; Transketolase domain protein~SPTR: A1RTW5 Pyruvate ferredoxin oxidoreductase, alpha subunit~PFAM: domain; Transketolase, C-terminal domain), whose translation is MEKGLWKRIPLNSNYAAAYAAKDADVDVVAAYPITPQTPAVEKIAEFVANGELNAEYVPVESEHSAMSACIGASATGARVFTATSAQGLELMHELLWIASGLRLPIVMAVASRALSAPLSIWGDYSDVMAVRETSWIIYIASSAQEVYDSIIQAYKVAENPDVLLPAMVAYDGFIMSHTYEAVEVAVDKAPILEYIPKKITWYTLNPEKPITIGAVADPNWYYEFKYQQVLAMRETYRVVVQADEEFNKRFGRGYGVIEKYKLDDADIAILTYGGLYGTVREAVDYLRNKNIKIGAIKLRLLRPFPVEELLKSIKDLKALIVIDRAIAFGSPIEGPVAMDILTSMKLRNIDVPLYSYIASIGQRTVLEDDIVGIYEHTVKLIEKGVRPVESIYWGVRE
- a CDS encoding ATP binding protein (COGs: COG2102 ATPase of PP-loop superfamily~InterPro IPR002761~KEGG: smr:Smar_1167 putative ATP binding protein~PFAM: protein of unknown function DUF71 ATP-binding region~SPTR: A3DNQ2 Putative ATP binding protein~TIGRFAM: ATP binding protein~PFAM: ATP-binding region~TIGRFAM: MJ0570-related uncharacterized domain) → MNRAIVLFSGGKDSVYATHLSLLKGFEIVSLVTFIPKGKSPWIVHRPLAEYSWLSAESIGINHISIPIISEDRDGEEKEIRRSLEELIERYDINYIVIGVLGSYTQRMFFQEIAEDIGVDLYTPLWGRDREQYLFELIDNGIEFMITSITTWGLPPSHFLGKIVSRELAMEILRRAKIYGFDPCFEGGEAETFVVNAPLYRFKLCINAKPIIVSDTEGYIEPINVYKC
- a CDS encoding protein of unknown function DUF46 (InterPro IPR002726~KEGG: tsi:TSIB_1853 hypothetical protein~PFAM: protein of unknown function DUF46~SPTR: B5IR65 Putative integral membrane protein~PFAM: Putative integral membrane protein DUF46), which gives rise to MDIYINNLIHIIWIIIPAYIANGTPVVVSKLLSSRNIARHPIDFGKTFIDGRRVLGDSKSWEGLISGIIAGLVTSLIQYLIEGNPIAIVRGFILSIGAMAGDIIGAFIKRRIGLKPGEPLPIVDQLMFIIIALSLAIIFKLIRITLTQFIFVLLLTFLLHIATNYIAYKLNLKDVPW
- a CDS encoding hypothetical protein (KEGG: ape:APE_0598 hypothetical protein~SPTR: Q9YEH8 Putative uncharacterized protein~PFAM: Helix-turn-helix domain of resolvase), whose amino-acid sequence is MSGEIIFEKRRRRKRKLMISENKVIFRKRLEHVFELPSDIAEWARKNVDILDWLVFDSPISAALRHPHSVRTLMYLLYARAQGIPIAQIAKRLDIAHEQLYRLERLLAKAGLKDTIYTLLRTKAAKEE
- a CDS encoding hypothetical protein (InterPro IPR006025~PFAM: Protein of unknown function (DUF3267)) translates to MKLKILSYIALGIAMPWLLSRVIDMNILLTAYILLPLIGSIHELLHLIAIKILHLDHRFIVNGLFIGFYINTNSPKNIVIAASLPQITTIALIIIYIVFNSYLALALSIYHTALSLEDIAKIFRYTLLYHNISL
- a CDS encoding protein of unknown function UPF0047 (COGs: COG0432 conserved hypothetical protein~InterPro IPR001602~KEGG: sin:YN1551_2717 protein of unknown function UPF0047~PFAM: protein of unknown function UPF0047~SPTR: C3NM44 Putative uncharacterized protein~PFAM: Uncharacterised protein family UPF0047~TIGRFAM: conserved hypothetical protein TIGR00149) translates to MFKTYYEVLKVSTSSRFELVDITSSVENIVRKSGIKNGICLVFAPHATAAIIANEHETGLISDIQKFIKDLTKPDANWSHNIIDDNAHAHIGSAIIGSERIFPVIDGRIVRGTWQNIFLVEMDGPRSSRTIVVMVIGES
- a CDS encoding pyruvate/ketoisovalerate oxidoreductase, gamma subunit (COGs: COG1014 Pyruvate:ferredoxin oxidoreductase and related 2-oxoacid:ferredoxin oxidoreductase gamma subunit~InterPro IPR019752:IPR011894~KEGG: iho:Igni_1256 pyruvate/ketoisovalerate oxidoreductase, gamma subunit~PFAM: Pyruvate/ketoisovalerate oxidoreductase~SPTR: A8ABY0 Pyruvate/ketoisovalerate oxidoreductase, gamma subunit~TIGRFAM: pyruvate/ketoisovalerate oxidoreductase, gamma subunit~PFAM: Pyruvate ferredoxin/flavodoxin oxidoreductase~TIGRFAM: 2-oxoacid:acceptor oxidoreductase, gamma subunit, pyruvate/2-ketoisovalerate family) — its product is MSLKRIEIRWHGRGGQGAITASMILAEGAIYQGKYAQAYPEFGAERRGTPTRAYTRISDEPIYSRAPIIHPDVVVVLDPTLDKSLYMGGLKSNGILVMNTKRSAKEVRDIIGREDIRIVRVDATRIALEILKTPIVNMAMIGALLKSVPVVDMHYVEEAIKENFRPKVAEANILAMKRAFEEAEII